The segment acccttcttcctcggctgggattgtttagagccctttgaagcagcatttaatctgcattttggaagttcaaactcaggggcaccataaagtccactatatgaagagaaatcctaaaatgttttcctcaaaaaacatgatttcttcatgactgaagaaagaaagacatggacatcttggatgacatagggggtgagtaaattatctgtaaatctttgttctggaagtgaacttctagcACCATGGCATTCTTTTAGATATCATGGCATGCTAAGAAAATACTATGGTATATGAATATGATAATTGTTAAAGGAGACATTAGATGGGCATTTTCTACAAGTtgttatgattctttagggtcttcatgaaatgtctgcaacatactttaattaaaattcctcaatggtcgtgtaaatcaacaccctttttaccttgtcaaaaacagctttgTTCCCAGTGACCCATTTCAGTGCATGGCTCTtgaaatgataatgagctactgctcaccccgccccctcTTCTGTTTTTGTGTATTCAGTGGcgtgttaccatcaaaaacaaaactaatccactttGTCCTCAATGACTCTAAGACTTATGTTCACTTCTAAAtctaactacaaaacacctgcattgtttACGAGACATTGTTGTCACTACAACTGCTCGAGTgcagagaaaatggcggacaacGTAGTACTGTTTGTAAGGGTTGTGTGTCtttttcagggggactttaaagtaACAGAGCGCAGAGTTTTCATGAAAGAGCTGACGGCCGCTTTAGATGACGGACGGGTTCTGGAGGTGTTCGGATCGGGCACTGCATGTGTGGTTTGTCCAGTTGGCAGTCTGCTCTACAGAGGACAGGTAACCAGAAAATGCACTTCGCTTCTCTAATACAAATCTCCGCTGACATCTTTAACCAGTAACATATATACATTTCTCGAAAAAACTCTTCTTTTGTTTAAATCTTTCAGAATTACCAAATTCCCACAATGAAGAACGGTCCAGACCTTGCTAAGAGATTCCATAAGGAGCTGACTAACATCCAGGTAGAGAAAACTTCCAAATAGTCcttgaattaataataaatgtgtgtgtatatatatatatatactgccctccaaaggcaaagcgcagtaactacgcatttgttcaaaattgagttaaggcttaaaatgactttgtgacaactgttttgtcttgtggcaaagtctcctggttcaattttgtcccagagaaacgagagtgtttcagagaaacaagagtgtcaacatgtttgactagttgGCGTAAAAAccttaaaggcatttttctcagtttcagtgttggcgtagttactgcactttgcctttggagggcagtgtgtgtatatatatatatatatatatatatattttcctttcATTCCATCATCACACTGTCTTAATCTCTGCCATGTTTCTCCATTTACAGTACGGACACACTCAGAGGGACTGGGCACCGGTGATCGTCTAAATGATCTTGTGCAGGTTTTATGTCTAAAACCTCTCATCTCAAGTGTTTGTGTCTGGACTAAATAGACAGGTGTGTTATTATACAGTAACAACCTTTCTAAATGGAaatatatgcagttttttttaaatgaccttaCATGCTTGCTTGGAAATCCATATGGCACAATTTGTAGCACTAGAGATCATCCTTAAACCTGAGCACAAGCGTCATAAGCCATGTATATGCAACTAAAGGCAACAAATATTGCAGTAGTTACTGATCCAATCTGTaagctttttttttctgtttgttacCAACCAGTCATGCTTTTGCTGTTTCCTTTTTGTctcctaaaatgttttatttcctaCAACTTTTATCTGTATTAACATTTACACTTTTATATTGCGGGAACGGTGCTAAGAAATCAGGTGGTTGAGAAGGATCAGACTTCAACAcgaaatcattttaatgtaaatCTGCATTCACTCAGCTGCTTGTTTGCGTAACACAATAACAGACGTCATGATTTTCTTTCTTACTAGCAGGACAGACGTGgggttttttttcttcattattttaaacagttttcttttttttaaagacactAAATTTGAAAAGAGAGTGTAAATGGTTGTAAATGTCTGTCTAGAGAAGGATAAGGACAGCGTATTATCGCCAGATGTAGATTTAAAACCATGAGCTGAAATTATGCACGCACAAAGGGCTTTAGGATGGCCCAGACATAGCAGCTCTAGAGACCACTAGAAAAGTCTTGATGTGATAATTGTAGGTGATCAATACtaggctctgtgtgtgtgttatctATGTGATACCTGGAACAACAATGTGACCTGTATGTAAATGTGTTTGTGAAATATGTAATGTTCACTGAACATGTAGTTTTAATGGCTGGAATACCTATTAGCTCATTGTGAAGCCCCCCATgttttattttccttttaaacTTGTATTTTAATCCATGAACTCCACATCTCTTCTGTATAAGTGCCTGATGGAGTTGGCTGTTTCACTTTTAGTTCACCATCTTTCACATTGGTCATTACTGTGCTGAGGGGGCCGCTGCTACACTCATGATTGGTTTTTGTTTAAAGGGTTTAGATGGGAGAAGATGTCTTTGCTTTTTCTgttactgtatttttacaaataaattctATTTGCGTCCAAATACGTAGTATGCTTTTTGCTTTAACTGCCTACATGTATTTGTTTCTGCAGGTCTAGTTTCCTTTTGTGTGTGGCTATTAAGCATACTTTTGATCAACGGTGGCTGTGAACTGTTTGGGAACTACTTGGACACATTATTTGTTGAATTTCAGGAACCAAAAACATGTCTGGTTCATATTTTATCCCAAAAGAAATCAAAGTATAGAGAAAAAAGTACCGTTAAGATTTTTTTCCGTATCTGGATCATTGCTGTAATGACAACAACAATAGGATATATTATAGTAAAATTATCACGGTAGCATTTTGTTAGACTCTgattatgattaaaataaaaaaattgtaatgtacttttgtagctttataaaagtcactgaatataaattatataaatccatcttttgaagatcaaggtaaactGAACTTATTTTCCTGGGAAGCATgtcagtatcttctgtagcttttgaaggacaatactaaatgaaacaaatattatatttaggctcttaatgcatcgtgtttccttctggagcatcactgagcgtttgaaccttttgtaatagttgcaaatgagtccctcagttgtcctcagtgtgaaaagatggatttcaaaattatacagttattgttggaaagggttcaaatacacaaaaatgctgaaaacctaaagaatttgtgggacctgtttTCGGAAGAAAGCGGACAGTTACctgacaaataagggactcatgaacaactatcactaaaaaaaacaaaaaaaaaaacagctgtggatcattcaggtaacacagcgtaaagaatcaagtgtatgtaaacttttgaacagggtcatttttatgaattcaactaggattttctcttgtggactataagtgTCTTTTATCttaagtatcttattcaggtcagtgctaaataaaaataacatacattttgtatgatccctcttgtttttgtaaattatagtgattctgcaaggtgtatgtaaacttatgacttcAACTGTGTATGGTCTTAAAAATACCCTTTTTCATTTTACAGAATGTATTTTCATTTTTACTTTTGCATTTGGTTTTATGAGATTTCTATTAGTGTATCATAAACATCACAGTGACagtttttgtacatttatttaagactttgaggttttgttgtttttgtgtacAGATAACATCATTTTAAGTCATTTGTCCTATGATTCAGATTAACCAGTAAACCATAACCCAATTTAATCACATCTttcatcataaaaagtaaaaaaaaaatacaacttattTTGTATTTCTTTGCATTACTTCAGTATATTACTATATAACGTATATTATATAACAGATAAAGAGAAGATTAAAGTAAATAAAGAGGTGCAGGGAtccatactatatatatatatatatatatatttttttttttttttttttttttttctctttgtgaAACAGACCCAAATCAATAGATTTATAAAGTCTATTATGAATTAATTATCTATTTTGTTgtctagagcaggggttttcaaacctgtcctggagcctcccctgccctgcacattttgcttgtctctctcatctaatacacctgattcaaatcatcagctcattagtagagactgcaagacctgaattgggtgtgcctaataagggagacatataaaatgtgcagggcaggggaggctccaggacaggtttgaaaacccctggtctagaGGCAGCATTGGATCTCTGGGCTGTAGAAGTTTTTTGAGGATTCTCACATGCTCTCGCTGTCTTTAGGAGAGTCCTCATCAAACAAAGCCATGGTGGTGTGGCCTAGAGGGTTATAAACGATCCCTTCCACCTCTCCGCCACCATTTGCTGTCTTCTGGAAGTGGATCTCCAGGTTGTCCTGCAGGTTGTCTTTGTCCATGATATTAGGGATGTCCGTCAGCAGCACTGTGCGCTTGCACACTGAGTTACAGATCTGAAAGGGAGCAACAGTCAGTTTACATGATAAACAACCCAACATTAGCAAGGACACTTGATTTTTCTCACCTTCATCTGTGAAATCTCGCCATTGAGGAATGGAGTGACTTTCACTTTGTACTTCTTCCTACCAAACTCTACCTCATGATCTTGTTTGTCGGAGAGTTGTTTGGCAACTGAAGACAAATAGAAACAAACAGAATTAAAGGGGACATTGATGTAAAATTCACGTTCAcgtggtgtttgcatataaatttgtcttagcagtgtgtgggcacaaccaccctacaatggtCAAAAATCCATTCACTTTTTGTCCCAATTTccaaaaaaacctaaacagtctcaattatcaagccacgAACGCTGACTGACTGTTCAGTATTAGCATTTTTCTACCCTCAGCCAGTTTTACACTGTCCGACATTTTCTCGacgctcgagcagctgtagcaacaacagtggtttgtaagcaatgcaggtgttttgtagttggatgtagaAGTAAaaataagagtcttcattttctcccgacatcagagtcactgaggatgcagtggattagttttgtttttgatggtaatgcattgccgaatacacaaaaaacaaaagagttgggcggggtgagcagtagctcattattatttaaagagacatgcaccgaaatgggtcgctgtgaacagagctgttaatgacaaggtaaaaagggtgttgttttgcactacaattgaggaattttaaccaaagactGTTGCATACAGTCCCTatagaatcataccaacttgtggaaaataggcacccgatgtcccctttaaaaaaacaaaaaacatcttGCATCTTGCGCTGAGATGTGTCAGATTGAATACATTTAGTTAACTTACCATTATCTTCTACAAAGGTAATAACCACGGTGCCAGAGTCATGCAGCATGTCTGTGTCTTCCACCTCGCCGCCTCCATTCCTTGTCCTAGAGAAATGGATGTCCAGTTTGTCTAGAACTCTCTCCTCAGGTTCTTCTTTAGGCAGGTTGGAGACTAGGATTCTGCGTGGGCACACCTGCGTTTCCATCTAACAGATGGAGAGAAAAAGAGAGTGTTGTTTTATATCATGTTATATTATCATGTTGGTAAATGGAAGTCAGCTTGTCTCCATTACCTCAACGTATCTGGGTACCAGGAATTGAATTGGTTTAGAATGCACAGTGATGGTACAGTCCCCAAGTTCCACTATGTGATCCTTTAGGGTCAAGATGTTCTGAGCCACTAAGATGTAGTATCAAGAGAGATTTGAAAGAAGATGTTTAATAAAGCATTTAGCCACAACATTCCCTGGTatgctgccctacaaaggcaaagtgcagtaactacgccaacactgaaactgagaaaaatgccttcaaagtttttacaccagccagTCATGTTGTGGGTAGATTAGTGGTAATGCATTCATGTAATGCCTTCTTAGGAagaaaatttttatatataaaaaccatgacaactgatgtgacgtttgaccaccaaaatacaaattctgcactctgcctttggttgacctgaaaaaactaaaacactatTGCATTAGCACTATCTTCCTTACCCGTCTTTGGATATTGTGTAACGGCAGACCGCTGTCAAAgccgaaaaaaaaaatctagaacgCAGTAACATCACTTACTGCGGTTTGTcttggtattagtttggattttgtagttactgcaattttgacactctcgtttctctgggacGGGATAaaatttaaccaggagactttgcctgcagttactgcgctttgcctttggagggcagtatgtattacaataattttaatgattttgaaaagtgtctcagtgttttttttgtttttttgaaaatcaATGGCAGTGGTTCATAACCAGAAGGCCCGGAGCCACTAGGGGTCCTCAGCAAACTTCCAACATAGTTTCAGTtgacttaaaattatttaaaacataatataaaaaagaaccctcaacaactttttttttctctacagTCTTGGAAAACTAAGAGTGGCC is part of the Garra rufa chromosome 1, GarRuf1.0, whole genome shotgun sequence genome and harbors:
- the ifi35 gene encoding interferon-induced 35 kDa protein, producing MSTEDFSLMDGGSLACLDQVLRDISKYKTQHETLLAEQKILKDGIASNKNFAKQFKQRAEEREASNEDEKKKYTNIIQKEKDKCRAVEDENSKMQTEILKIKEEMQSLDRKNSNLKQQTEISTAVPERKVVFRGETKKGEHVVSFDVNPRIVYPMEGGTALITFEEEDVAQNILTLKDHIVELGDCTITVHSKPIQFLVPRYVEMETQVCPRRILVSNLPKEEPEERVLDKLDIHFSRTRNGGGEVEDTDMLHDSGTVVITFVEDNVAKQLSDKQDHEVEFGRKKYKVKVTPFLNGEISQMKICNSVCKRTVLLTDIPNIMDKDNLQDNLEIHFQKTANGGGEVEGIVYNPLGHTTMALFDEDSPKDSESM